From Penicillium digitatum chromosome 5, complete sequence, one genomic window encodes:
- a CDS encoding S-adenosyl-L-methionine-dependent methyltransferase gives MNDNSDIASFLSGVTPSSFENEDLRIKTLLAAYALVARLETPWETTARLCMGQPALGAALKVCKDLQLFENWHQVGDHAATADELSKLVPCETALLDRLLRHLASNHMLKEPSIGVFEPTSFTKSLLQPVFCEWINHLYDATLPCFFKMPEFLAKTGYELPLDPANGVFQYTKNWKGDMFNYYEAHPREGESFNHVMGGVMANQAGWLDIFPHKQILETSRGDTPLVVDVGGNIGHDIERFREVHAESASRLYLQDRPEVVKLSKCPDPVNKLGYDFFSPQPIKGSRVYYMHGVLHDWSDEPARKILAMQRDAMTPGYSTLLIHDHIAPRALAHPHTTAYDLTMMVMVAGTERTEMQWEQLLRLEGFKVVKIWRSPLAVQGIIEAELV, from the exons ATGAACGATAACAGTGATATTGCCAGTTTTCTTTCCGGAGTTACCCCCTCCTCGTTCGAGAACGAAGACCTGAGAATCAAAACGCTCTTGGCCGCGTATGCCCTGGTAGCACGGCTGGAGACCCCATGGGAGACCACTGCCAGACTTTGTATGGGCCAG CCGGCGCTGGGAGCTGCCCTGAAGGTGTGTAAAGACCTTCAGCTCTTTGAAAACTGGCATCAAGTGGGAGATCATGCAGCAACTGCAGATGAGCTTTCTAAGCTTGTACCATGCGAAACCGCTCTTCTAG ATCGTCTCTTACGACATCTAGCCTCAAACCATATGCTCAAAGAGCCATCCATTGGCGTTTTCGAGCCTACATCATTCACCAAGTCCCTCCTCCAGCCGGTATTTTGTGAGTGGATTAACCACTT ATACGACGCTACACTGCCATGCTTCTTCAAGATGCCGGAGTTTTTGGCAAAAACTGGCTATGAACTTCCCCTTGACCCAGCGAATGGCGTGTTTCAGTACACCAAGAACTGGAAAGGCGACATGTTCAACTACTACGAAGCCCACCCTCGCGAGGGCGAATCCTTCAACCACGTCATGGGGGGCGTCATGGCCAATCAGGCTGGCTGGCTGGATATCTTCCCACACAAGCAAATCTTGGAGACCTCGCGCGGAGATACGCCTCTTGTAGTCGATGTCGGCGGCAACATTGGACATGACATAGAACGCTTCCGTGAGGTGCACGCTGAATCCGCCAGCCGACTCTACTTGCAGGACCGACCCGAGGTCGTCAAGCTGTCCAAATGTCCAGACCCAGTAAATAAATTGGGCTACGACTTCTTCTCTCCGCAGCCAATCAAGGGATCTCGGGTTTACTACATGCACGGTGTGCTCCATGACTGGTCTGACGAGCCCGCCCGCAAGATCCTCGCTATGCAGAGAGATGCCATGACACCAGGATATAGCACGCTGTTAATCCACGATCATATTGCTCCCCGGGCGCTCGCGCATCCACATACTACTGCGTACGATTTGACCATGATGGTAATGGTGGCTGGTACGGAGCGGACTGAGATGCAGTGGGAGCAGTTGCTGCGACTGGAGGGATTCAAAGTGGTCAAGATCTGGAGGTCTCCACTGGCAGTTCAGGGTATTATCGAGGCAGAATTAGTGTGA
- a CDS encoding Short-chain oxidoreductase, putative: MATTKLTWLITGCSSGFGLSLTRAAQAGGHKVIATSRNPSRTPDLVAEIESKGGKWIQLDVDSRDCGNVITELEGSGDHIDVLVNNAGYSIYAPIETFEEEEVRTQMETMYFGPLRLIRAVLPYMRQRKSGVIVNMSSGASLDGIPTMGVYAGAKAGMDALTKILAKEVAPFNIRTLTVILGTFNTNMPDSVVLGKTPLPEDYKGTFTEQVQGLLVSGKIKPNGDKDKAMQAVYQVVVGEGVGEGHQTEKLLPLGSDMTPRLKGVQNYLGNALEVFGSVTNNVDVDK; encoded by the exons ATGGCTACTACCAAGCTCACCTGGCTCATTACGGGCTGCTCCTCTGGCTTCGGCCTTTCCTTGACCCGCGCCGCCCAGGCTGGCGGACACAAGGTCATTGCGACATCGCGTAACCCATCGCGCACTCCCGACCTCGTCGCCGAGATCGAATCCAAGGGAGGGAAATGGATCCAGCTTGATGTGGATAGCCGTGATTGCGGCAACGTGATCACTGAGCTTGAAGGTAGTGGCGACCATATTGACGTCCTAGTCAATAACGCCGGCTATTCAATCTACGCCCCTATCGAGACCTtcgaagaggaggaggtACGAACCCAGATGGAGACTATGTACTTTGGTCCCTTGCGACTTATCCGGGCCGTTCTACCCTACATGCGCCAGCGGAAATCCGGTGTGATCGTCAACATGAGCAGCGGTGCTTCGCTTGACGGTATTCCCACTATGGGTGTTTACGCAGGTGCAAAGGCTGGAATGGATG CTCTTACCAAGATCCTCGCCAAAGAAGTTGCCCCGTTTAACATCCGCACCCTGACTGTTATTCTCGGAACCTTCAACACCAACATGCCTGACTCGGTAGTTCTAGGCAAGACTCCCCTACCCGAGGACTACAAGGGAACCTTTACGGAGCAGGTTCAGGGTCTTCTAGTCAGTGGAAAGATTAAGCCCAACGGTGACAAGGACAAAGCAATGCAGGCTGTATACCAAGTCGTTGTTggcgagggagttggtgaaGGCCATCAAACCGAGAAGCTTCTCCCTCTGGGGAGTGACATGACCCCCCGTCTCAAAGGAGTTCAGAATTATCTCGGCAATGCTTTGGAAGTGTTCGGTTCTGTGACCAACAACGTGGATGTAGACAAATAA
- a CDS encoding ketoacyl-synt-domain-containing protein, with translation MPSNPRIVLFGPQLTQLQWTTERLCRLQSDLQNISRLAFLRRCLAQLPAFIASLPLSQNDVLSQLETLAGLAGNETPDLTTLTSNVQLVPLTVVSHMVEWLSITTSDMVAQGFCVGFLSAAVAATTTQQDFEHYAANAIRIATCIGLIIDAEDASHASADRVTAISVRCQSHSHRAILESTLDLLPGAYISCITDDCTLTVTLPRRHMGHLTDRLGENRIPMTMTGLNGSYHHPKHTNAAQQLKEICAQIPDLQLPIANDLRLPLRSTSDTELIVTGPLHDVAIDLILCKRAHWYQTIKRMVDENRPQDPHFIAVGSKSCIPRSLTVAKSNTGLFEEIAVVGMACRFPQGESLEDFWRLISTGETAIGTLPPSRFDPTDLQRKPKLPEFWGNFLSNPDVFDHRFFGISGREAKSMDPQQRLALQVAYEAVEMAGYYGIGSKSRRQETNVGCYLGVGSVDYEGNLGSADATAFSATGTLRAFISGRISHFFGWGGPSITFDTACSSSAVAIHTACKALLTGECDMALAGGVNVITSPSLHQNLAAASFLNPSGSSCAFDASAAGYCRGEGAGIVVLKPLSKAIAAGDNILSVISGSAVNQGSSCGSITVPDSHQQSALYIQALSLGSIDPTDVSYVEAHGTGTQIGDPIEYDSVRLALTGAGRKSKVFLGSVKDNIGHAEAASGAAGIIKTILMMHHKTIPRQANFVNLNPKIKRSEQIEVPQQAQPWTSPHIVALVNNYGAAGSNAAIVLRAYTAPGNKKKAVDGLLTIYPIVVAANSASSLKMYLEKLTNFVLKSPSISLRDVANSLLRQQNPNFNYRASFVARDTSDFRRYIENQDSDITRSGNQPVVLAFGGQTGRTVTMSRELYDSCALLRYHLDKCEAVCQYLGLPGILNNIFAGEPVDDIVLLHCMLLAMQVSCALSWLDAGLKIDTLVGHSFGQLAALCVAESISLKDAFQLVAGRARLIRDKWGPDRGAMLMIECDVVELNRILTQVNSSPGHRVEVACYNGPRNLVLAGDASSVDRLQQECSQFKTVPLQNTHAYHSHMADGILNDLRVIAASITIRPPRIYVETCSPDASWTTFTADELVQHTRQPVYFQDAVERTAMRLPSAVWLEAGSATPIIGLVRRILSPSSAPHVFIPMELGTSDARESLASAVCQLWKSGAAAEFWPFHEDKPSLPCVNLPPYQFEQTRHWIDYKPSPCSSQPSQLQSSLVTLINPADADGTCLFSVDTSNPIFDLATRGHAVVGQGLCPASMYIELAIQSAVLLHKNLDTIQSSPHIEGLTISSPLGLEADLYLRLAIVRPGSWDFRIFSKSLDQKEHGTGRVTMSGPNDMAAGLRLKLLQKIAPPSSLTRIIDCPDRTTIGGSILYQLFQDVVHYAPYYRGVKSVSAMGNEAVGFIDVPQEFPTFLDKMTICHPIDLDNFLQVAGIHVNCLSLRRDDEVFMCTAVDEVIFGPCFRGPKVDRREWTAYTHYETVDGGGLTNNIFVYDAKLSLVAVIVGASFRSVPFKSLARALTRLNQPVSDGIDHGEDDIKSQPDSAYQPPSLAYQTPVHPAVQNKTSTVERFQTASTTTTLQKLRGLLASIIEISLDDVQPSSNIQFLGIDSLLVSEVLWEIQKSFDIRISQAQFQQCADVLSLSQLIQPSSFPSPVILTNGLPRPPLTLTPDEVTPVELDIKLAVLSQKCFSEVKPYYDSHASATGFAGFYQQVLPDQSQLVVRYILDAFATLGCDLEAMAVGCDVSIIPHIESQGKVVPQLYRILEDARLIYRAKDGRMQRSETPVPTKPAAGLHAILLDKFPKHASETKLLCITGSQLADCLSGASDPISLIFRDASTRGLLEDVYTNAPMFKTGTLLLAQYLASIVSRLGNGQEIRILELGAGTGGTTKGIVSALAPLGSFTYTFTDISSSLVAAARQKFTQPFMRFAVLNIEKAPASDMLGAYDIVLSTNCIHATRDLVQSTTHIRQMLQPDGVLCLVELTRNLFWFDLVFGLLEGWWLFNDGREHVLADESRWKRCLRDAGFTWVDWSDSPSGESDLVRVITASPSKIMGKETVVFKQIDGLGLEADLHYPVRVASPNMPLPVALMIHGGGHIMLSRNDIRPRQTQLLQEKGFLPIAVDYRLCPEVTLAQGPMKDVVDALAWIRTVLPTIQLQRADVKIDGRRVVSVGWSTGGHLAVSLGWNSIPRNIEPPQAILAFYCPLDYEDVFWLRPNVPVGSECTPTPYELDQTAWSAVREKPIASYNVAPAERAMGGWLSSTDPRSRLALYMNWHGRSLHVLLNGLYPTQREEPNAPTEEAIRAVSPFAQIRSGAYSTPTFIIHSRDDDLIPWQHAQRTYEALQRRGIDSQLCIVEDAPHLFDIYRQYQERADIQDAIQEGYKFLRARV, from the exons ATGCCTTCCAACCCTCGCATCGTTCTTTTTGGACCCCAACTGACCCAACTGCAATGGACCACCGAGCGTCTATGTCGGCTACAATCGGATCTCCAGAACATTTCCCGATTAGCATTCTTGCGCCGTTGTCTGGCCCAATTGCCAGCGTTTATCGCCAGTCTCCCTTTGTCCCAGAATGATGTCTTATCACAGCTGGAAACCCTAGCCGGGTTAGCTGGCAATGAAACCCCAGACCTAACGACTTTGACAAGTAACGTCCAGTTGGTGCCATTGACGGTGGTGTCACACATGGTAGAATGGCTGTCTATCACGACTTCGGACATGGTAGCCCAAGGCTTCTGCGTTGGGTTTCTGTCCGCTGCAGTTGCTGCAACAACCACACAGCAGGACTTTGAGCACTACGCTGCGAATGCCATTCGTATAGCGACATGTATCGGACTTATCATAGATGCAGAAGATGCCTCTCATGCCTCGGCGGACCGCGTGACTGCTATCTCTGTGCGCTGTCAGTCCCATTCACACCGGGCGATCCTTGAGAGCACCCTAGATCTGCTTCCTGGA GCATATATCTCATGCATTACCGACGACTGCACGCTTACTGTCACTCTTCCACGTCGACATATGGGGCACTTGACGGATCGCCTAGGCGAGAATCGCATCCCTATGACGATGACCGGCCTCAATGGCTCCTATCACCATCCCAAGCATACAAACGCTGCCCAGCAACTGAAGGAAATATGTGCCCAAATTCCCGACCTGCAATTGCCAATTGCCAATGATCTGCGTCTGCCACTCCGTTCAACTTCAGATACAGAGCTCATTGTGACGGGGCCCTTGCACGACGTCGCTATCGACCTCATTCTTTGCAAGCGTGCGCACTGGTACCAGACCATCAAGCGAATGGTTGATGAGAATCGTCCACAAGATCCTCACTTCATTGCTGTCGGCTCCAAATCTTGTATCCCACGGTCCCTTACCGTTGCCAAGTCAAACACGGGCCTTTTTGAGGAAATCGCCGTGGTTGGGATGGCCTGTCGTTTCCCACAAGGGGAGTCACTGGAGGATTTTTGGAGACTTATCAGTACTGGAGAAACGGCGATTGGAACTCTACCTCCCAGTCGCTTTGATCCTACAGATCTACAGAGAAAGCCTAAGCTGCCTGAGTTTTGGGGCAACTTCTTGTCTAATCCTGACGTCTTTGATCATCGCTTCTTTGGAATCTCCGGTAGAGAGGCAAAGTCAATGGACCCACAGCAAAGACTAGCGCTGCAGGTCGCTTATGAAGCAGTAGAAATGGCTGGATACTATGGTATTGGGTCGAAGAGCAGGCGCCAGGAGACCAATGTGGGGTGCTATCTTGGGGTTGGGTCGGTTGATTACGAGGGAAACTTGGGCTCTGCTGACGCAACTGCTTTTTCAGCCACTGGAACTCTAAGGGCTTTTATCAGTGGGCGTATTAGCCATTTCTTCGGATGGGGTGGCCCTTCGATTACATTCGACACTGCTTGTTCGTCGTCAGCTGTGGCCATACACACTGCATGCAAG GCTCTCCTGACTGGCGAATGTGACATGGCTCTCGCTGGTGGAGTGAACGTTATCACAAGCCCAAGCCTACACCAGAATCTCGCCGCCGCTTCCTTCCTCAATCCCAGTGGATCATCCTGCGCCTTTGATGCTTCTGCTGCTGGCTACTGCCGAGGGGAGGGAGCGGGAATCGTCGTGCTCAAGCCACTGTCCAAAGCTATCGCAGCTGGAGACAATATCCTCAGTGTAATTTCTGGATCTGCTGTCAATCAAGGCTCTTCTTGCGGCTCTATAACTGTTCCGGACTCGCACCAACAGAGCGCCTTGTATATTCAAGCTTTGTCCTTGGGTAGCATTGACCCCACGGACGTGAGTTATGTTGAAGCTCATGGCACAG GCACGCAGATTGGTGATCCAATCGAGTACGATAGCGTCAGGTTGGCCCTCACGGGGGCCGGTCGAAAGAGTAAGGTCTTTCTAGGGTCGGTGAAAGACAATATTGGTCACGCCGAGGCGGCCTCTGGTGCTGCAGGGATTATTAAAACCATCCTCATGATGCATCACAAAACGATTCCCCGACAGGCCAACTTTGTCAACTTGAACCCGAAGATCAAGCGTTCGGAGCAGATTGAGGTGCCACAGCAGGCACAGCCTTGGACCTCGCCGCATATTGTGGCTTTGGTGAACAACTATGGCGCAGCTGGTAGCAACGCCGCCATTGTTCTGAGGGCATATACAGCCCCTGgcaataaaaaaaaagctgtGGATGGTTTGTTGACGATCTATCCCATTGTCGTCGCAGCCAACTCTGCCTCGAGCCTTAAAATGTACCTGGAGAAGCTCACGAATTTCGTTTTGAAATCCCCCAGTATTTCCCTGAGGGACGTTGCAAATTCTCTACTGCGACAACAGAACCCCAACTTCAATTACAGAGCATCATTCGTTGCACGAGACACTTCAGACTTTAGAAGATATATTGAAAATCAGGATTCAGACATCACGCGCTCTGGAAACCAGCCTGTGGTGCTGGCTTTTGGGGGGCAAACAGGGCGTACCGTTACCATGTCGCGAGAACTATATGACAGCTGCGCACTCCTTCGCTACCATTTG GATAAATGCGAAGCTGTCTGTCAGTACCTTGGGCTTCCCGGGATTCTAAACAACATCTTCGCCGGCGAACCAGTTGATGACATTGTCCTGCTCCACTGCATGCTCCTGGCGATGCAAGTTTCTTGTGCTTTATCCTGGCTTGACGCTGGTCTCAAAATAGACACACTGGTTGGTCATAGCTTTGGCCAACTAGCTGCGTTATGCGTCGCGGAATCTATTTCCTTGAAGGACGCGTTCCAGCTGGTTGCTGGTCGAGCAAGGTTGATCCGTGACAAATGGGGCCCGGATCGCGGAGCTATGCTCATGATAGAGTGCGATGTAGTTGAGCTGAACAGGATCCTTACACAGGTCAACTCAAGTCCCGGGCATCGGGTTGAGGTGGCCTGCTATAACGGCCCACGAAACTTAGTGCTTGCGGGCGATGCGTCCTCTGTAGATCGCCTGCAGCAAGAATGCAGCCAGTTCAAAACAGTACCACTCCAGAACACACACGCATACCATTCCCATATGGCGGATGGAATTCTGAACGATCTTAGGGTCATTGCTGCGTCAATCACGATCCGACCACCCAGAATATACGTTGAGACCTGTTCCCCCGACGCAAGCTGGACCACTTTCACAGCCGATGAGCTTGTACAGCACACGAGACAGCCCGTTTACTTCCAAGATGCCGTCGAGCGCACCGCCATGCGCTTGCCCTCGGCTGTGTGGCTGGAAGCCGGATCGGCAACTCCCATCATTGGCTTGGTTCGCCGCATTCTGTCTCCATCCAGCGCGCCTCATGTATTTATCCCGATGGAGTTAGGAACTAGCGATGCAAGGGAGTCCCTGGCGAGCGCGGTGTGCCAGCTGTGGAAGTCTGGTGCTGCAGCTGAGTTCTGGCCATTCCACGAGGATAAACCTTCGCTGCCGTGTGTCAATCTTCCACCCTACCAGTTCGAGCAAACCCGGCATTGGATTGACTACAAGCCTTCCCCATGTTCCTCTCAGCCATCGCAGTTGCAATCCAGCTTGGTAACTCTCATAAATCCCGCAGATGCAGACGGAACATGCTTGTTCAGTGTTGACACCTCGAATCCCATCTTTGACCTTGCAACCAGAGGCCACGCTGTCGTTGGCCAGGGCCTCTGTCCTGCCTCAATGTATATCGAACTTGCTATTCAGAGCGCGGTGTTATTGCACAAGAACCTGGACACTATACAGTCCTCCCCTCACATCGAAGGTCTAACCATATCCTCCCCCCTTGGCCTAGAGGCGGATCTGTACCTCCGCTTGGCAATTGTAAGACCCGGCTCCTGGGACTTCAGGATCTTCAGCAAGTCCTTGGATCAGAAGGAACACGGCACGGGCCGTGTCACGATGTCTGGTCCCAATGATATGGCTGCGGGGTTACGTTTAAAACTACTTCAGAAGATCGCGCCACCCTCGAGTCTGACTCGGATCATCGATTGTCCCGACAGAACAACCATCGGTGGCAGTATTTTATATCAGCTATTCCAGGATGTTGTTCACTACGCCCCCTACTACCGCGGAGTAAAATCAGTGTCAGCCATGGGCAATGAGGCCGTTGGATTCATCGATGTCCCCCAGGAGTTCCCGACGTTCCTCGATAAGATGACCATTTGCCATCCTATCGATTTGGATAACTTTCTTCAAGTGGCTGGTATCCATGTCAACTGCCTCTCTTTGCGTCGGGATGATGAGGTTTTCATGTGCACTGCCGTGGATGAAGTCATATTCGGCCCGTGCTTCCGCGGTCCCAAGGTCGACCGGCGCGAGTGGACGGCTTACACTCACTACGAAACAGTTGACGGTGGGGGTTTGACCAATAATATCTTCGTTTATGATGCCAAATTGTCTCTTGTTGCTGTCATCGTGGGAGCCTCGTTTCGCAGTGTCCCATTCAAGTCTCTGGCCCGTGCCCTTACACGGCTAAATCAACCTGTGTCGGATGGCATTGACCATGGTGAGGATGATATAAAATCCCAGCCGGACTCGGCGTATCAGCCTCCTTCTCTTGCATATCAAACGCCAGTACACCCTGCCGTCCAAAACAAGACTTCAACCGTGGAACGTTTCCAAACAGCCAGCACTACCACCACCCTCCAAAAGCTCAGGGGTCTATTGGCCAGCATCATAGAGATCTCATTAGATGATGTACAACCCTCGTCCAATATCCAATTCCTCGGGATTGACTCCTTGCTAGTTAGCGAAGTTCTATGGGAAATCCAAAAGTCGTTCGACATACGCATCTCCCAGGCCCAATTCCAACAGTGTGCCGATGTCCTTTCGCTGTCGCAGCTAATTCAGCCGTCTAGCTTTCCGTCACCTGTAATACTGACAAACGGCCTCCCCAGGCCCCCTTTGACATTAACCCCGGATGAAGTTACACCAGTCGAGTTAGACATCAAACTTGCTGTGCTGAGCCAGAAGTGCTTCTCCGAGGTGAAGCCCTACTACGACAGTCACGCCAGCGCGACGGGCTTTGCAGGTTTCTATCAACAGGTACTTCCTGATCAATCCCAGCTTGTTGTTCGGTACATCCTGGACGCCTTTGCAACTTTGGGATGTGATCTCGAGGCGATGGCAGTGGGATGTGATGTTTCGATCATACCGCACATTGAGAGCCAAGGAAAGGTCGTTCCTCAATTGTACAGGATTCTGGAAGACGCGAGGCTCATTTATCGGGCCAAAGATGGCCGAATGCAGCGCTCGGAGACCCCTGTCCCAACAAAGCCAGCGGCCGGTCTGCATGCCATCCTCCTTGACAAATTCCCCAAGCACGCCTCTGAAACAAAACTGCTTTGCATAACGGGGAGCCAACTGGCTGACTGTCTGTCTGGTGCATCGGATCCCATCTCTCTGATCTTCCGGGACGCATCCACCCGTGGCTTGCTTGAAGACGTGTACACGAACGCCCCCATGTTCAAAACGGGCACTCTCCTGCTGGCCCAGTATCTTGCATCCATTGTATCGCGCTTGGGGAACGGTCAAGAAATCCGGATTCTGGAGCTTGGGGCTGGGACTGGCGGCACAACGAAGGGCATTGTTAGTGCTCTTGCTCCATTAGGTAGTTTCACATATACGTTCACtgacatctcatcttcaCTCGTGGCTGCGGCCCGTCAAAAGTTCACGCAGCCCTTTATGCGCTTCGCCGTCTTGAACATTGAGAAAGCCCCTGCATCAGACATGCTGGGAGCTTACGATATAGTGCTATCCACGAATTGTATCCACGCCACCCGCGACCTAGTACAATCCACGACACACATTCGGCAGATGCTGCAGCCTGACGGGGTTCTTTGCCTGGTGGAGCTCACGCGAAACCTCTTCTGGTTTGATCTTGTATTCGGCCTACTCGAGGGTTGGTGGTTATTCAATGATGGCAGAGAACATGTTCTGGCCGATGAGTCGCGTTGGAAGAGGTGTCTGCGTGACGCTGGATTTACCTGGGTTGATTGGAGCGACAGCCCGTCCGGGGAGTCAGATCTTGTACGGGTTATCACGGCGTCGCCGTCAAAAATTATGGGGAAGGAGACGGTCGTCTTCAAACAAATCGATGGCTTAGGCCTGGAGGCAGATCTACACTATCCTGTTCGGGTGGCATCTCCAAACATGCCGCTCCCTGTAG CCCTGATGATACACGGTGGTGGCCACATCATGCTGTCCCGCAATGATATCCGCCCTAGGCAGACACAGCTACTCCAGGAGAAGGGGTTTCTGCCGATCGCCGTGGACTATCGACTCTGTCCAGAGGTTACACTGGCCCAGGGCCCGATGAAGGACGTCGTAGATGCATTGGCCTGGATTCGAACAGTCTTGCCTACTATCCAGTTACAGCGCGCCGATGTCAAGATCGACGGTCGCCGCGTTGTCAGCGTTGGCTGGTCAACTGGTGGCCATTTGGCCGTATCACTGGGGTGGAATAGTATACCACGAAATATCGAGCCTCCACAGGCCATACTTGCCTTCTACTGCCCTCTTGACTATGAAGACGTGTTTTGGCTACGCCCTAATGTGCCAGTTGGATCGGAATGTACCCCCACACCATATGAACTGGATCAAACTGCATGGTCTGCTGTGCGAGAAAAGCCGATCGCAAGCTACAATGTCGCCCCAGCCGAGCGAGCCATGGGGGGCTGGTTGTCTTCGACTGACCCGCGTAGTCGGTTGGCACTGTACATGAACTGGCACGGCCGCTCGCTCCACGTCCTTCTCAATGGCCTGTATCCTACTCAGCGAGAGGAACCAAATGCCCCCACCGAGGAAGCGATTAGGGCTGTCAGTCCGTTTGCGCAAATTCGCAGCGGTGCATACTCAACTCCTACATTCATCATCCACTCACGAGACGACGACCTGATCCCATGGCAGCATGCGCAACGTACGTATGAAGCGCTCCAGAGACGGGGTATCGACAGCCAGTTATGCATTGTGGAGGATGCGCCACACCTATTCGACATCTATCGCCAATATCAGGAGCGTGCAGATATACAGGATGCCATCCAGGAGGGATACAAATTTCTTCGCGCGCGCGTTTAG
- a CDS encoding Cytochrome P450, putative codes for MALEKLTYLLLSSILGIVIYRLFLHPLSHVPGPFLASFSSLFIYVICYLGVEGRVLRYFHRRFRTPVLRVGPNSVSISDSSALRDIYVANGGFPKDDRYKNFDLGTIASIFSSRDTKYRDRRAKAVAPLFAPARVRSACALDQPIGQSITQFVERLSIYQTNKASFDLVDICARLSIDVVTGYLLGEPYGGFAESAHLSAEAQRGVKLSANPFIFAIVAFSRFSLLPNFIFRQVYRLAIHLASTDDSILSFYKLDQFAVGVTSRADVNSARISTYQSRLLEAGISPEETAAQCKAVIFAGADSTAVMLATILFHLIHNEKARHKLSAEVAQFRQETPSIDPESIPYLRAVVKEGLRLGMANPTRLTRAVPSSSILRVGEYILPAGTVVGCAAYNLHYDEDVYPQPFDFWPERWLEGRQHGGLMERNMMPFGVGSRACIGKNLAMRLLYETVLAVVCPVEGVCLLDGARLRYSKIDMIEWFNGEIRGHCLDVDWN; via the coding sequence ATGGCCCTTGAAAAGCTCACCTATCTCCTACTCTCTTCTATTCTTGGAATCGTGATCTACCGACTGTTTCTCCATCCCCTCAGCCATGTACCAGGTCCgttcttggcctctttcaGCTCGCTCTTTATATACGTAATTTGCTATCTTGGAGTTGAGGGTCGTGTACTTCGTTACTTCCACCGTCGCTTCCGCACTCCTGTCCTCCGTGTAGGGCCAAATAGCGTATCCATCTCGGATAGTAGCGCACTCCGCGACATTTATGTTGCCAATGGCGGCTTCCCCAAAGATGATCGGTACAAGAATTTCGACTTGGGCACAATTGCCTCAATTTTCTCATCTCGAGATACTAAATATCGCGACCGGCGCGCCAAAGCTGTGGCTCCTCTCTTTGCTCCTGCCCGCGTGCGGTCGGCCTGTGCCCTAGATCAGCCCATTGGACAGTCTATCACTCAGTTTGTCGAGCGCCTAAGCATCTACCAGACAAACAAGGCATCTTTTGATCTCGTCGATATTTGCGCCAGGCTCTCGATAGATGTCGTGACAGGGTACCTCCTCGGGGAGCCCTACGGGGGCTTCGCTGAGTCTGCGCACCTCTCTGCAGAGGCACAACGGGGGGTGAAGCTCAGCGCTAACCCATTCATCTTTGCCATTGTGGCTTTCTCGCGCTTCTCGCTTCTGCCGAATTTTATTTTCCGGCAGGTCTACAGGCTCGCCATTCATCTTGCCTCGACCGACGATTCGATTCTATCATTCTACAAACTGGATCAGTTCGCTGTAGGCGTCACTTCCCGTGCCGATGTAAATTCCGCACGGATTTCGACATATCAATCTCGACTTCTAGAGGCGGGGATTTCTCCAGAGGAAACTGCTGCCCAGTGTAAGGCCGTGATATTTGCGGGTGCCGACTCTACCGCCGTCATGCTGGCAACCATCCTCTTCCACCTCATTCACAACGAAAAAGCAAGGCACAAACTTTCAGCAGAAGTGGCACAATTTCGACAGGAAACCCCTTCAATAGATCCAGAGTCCATCCCTTATCTGCGTGCTGTCGTCAAAGAAGGACTTCGACTGGGCATGGCCAACCCAACCCGATTGACTAGGGCCGTTCCTTCATCCTCCATCCTCCGTGTCGGCGAGTATATATTGCCTGCCGGCACCGTCGTAGGCTGTGCTGCGTATAACTTACATTATGACGAAGATGTGTATCCGCAACCCTTCGACTTCTGGCCAGAGCGGTGGCTAGAAGGCAGACAGCACGGAGGGCTCATGGAAAGGAACATGATGCCGTTTGGAGTGGGATCTAGGGCGTGTATTGGGAAAAATCTGGCAATGAGACTGTTGTATGAGACTGTTCTAGCGGTGGTTTGTCCTGTAGAGGGGGTATGTTTGTTAGACGGGGCTAGGTTACGATACAGCAAGATTGACATGATTGAGTGGTTTAATGGAGAGATTCGGGGGCATTGTTTGGATGTGGACTGGAATTGA